A window of the Cicer arietinum cultivar CDC Frontier isolate Library 1 chromosome 6, Cicar.CDCFrontier_v2.0, whole genome shotgun sequence genome harbors these coding sequences:
- the LOC113788221 gene encoding putative disease resistance protein At3g14460, whose translation MGRALLSVFLHDLLDNLLLLTSKPFIINKPPKYQRKLIATLQLHDSLVDDAEHKQFTTKTQAIKDWLNSLQYAVYSLEELLLQWQEVTTNTKKFGVFSKSNKPKRDLKSQILGIIDRLVDLSKMKDVLGIAQSVTWRESLHGLFPCSVVLDNYFYGNYPKDYFYGREQEEKFVLDILLLSTTTTSSEHIKVINIEGKGGAGKTAFVDVIYFNHKVKGCFDLRAWVNVPYRASINFIAKKILEAVTEEFVNENDFHELSKKLKESFEGKKFLLVLDDIRIQPEDATKNWNMLVDSLFEAATGGSAIVLTSDPDDDNDDDDDDSLLVPQANHTFQLGMLSSENSWSIFVVHAFGQMDLHEYPELVAVGKEILNRLGNLPLAAKMIGSLLQDKVQLSEWVDILRNKLIDEGDVNLPIPAFLVVCYLDLPAELKRCFAYLSLFPKGYEFKKKEMVLLWMAQGFLQNSNSKSNHKSMEDIGDEYFGYVIMRSFLQPFGSGLSFTMHNLVHDLATYVFGKSYKHHLSYSRTRQDFSESILGTNGKLLRTILPVCLPHERAPSHIPPLMLEEIMWWLNPQIFRTLSLSHYDITNLPDSIGRLSHLCYLDLSHTALQTLPDSICDLFNLQTLMLTNCISFTSFPPRICNLIRLRCLDVRDSGVQEMPLQMNKMTGLRTLTDFIVSKKETRLEGLAGLSNLITLSISKLENVAFSMDASNVKLKEKKCLDDLMLQWGNGEDGNGNEMEVVENLEPHKGLKRLTIEYYGGARFPNWLTDPSYWALQLVDLRHCKYCNSLPTLGHLPLLKDLFIEGFTNVSSIGHEFYGIMTASHKPFQSLETLQFWDMLEWKEWNILEGVEFPYLIELHIIRCPKLERNLPKQLPSLQKLEISGCHHLVAPLPKVSNTCEVFVHDSNEALMRHVVKTHSQPSLRRHVVISEEVQEISTQSFSGFTSNKYTIGSSLGEIEDIAHEERMETEFTRNRLPPYPASLDRIGIPKPQQVSSRADISIIEQQTDPQSSLPKAKIPMTAQADTTNTTADHNRPSQDIDDVRSSFEVLKVITVSQLKSLPPKLQSLKIEGCESLEVLPYDLLGGLPVLQELYLISCSSLRSFPYPASLETLYIRNCTRLELVPSLESREKLAFLQHLFIGKSCGSLTTLNLNSFPELKILCIWDCHDLISFSGDLPSLESLEIRDCTELTSFPDGLHTPNLSSMFLLNGKNLNRLPNSMNSLTSLKSLFLHRCPLIESFPFEGLPSSLTLLSISYCDKLTQQKNWGLENLESLTHFEVEGGCIDIESFPDENILPRNIISLRISTLKSLKKLDYNGFQHLNALHTLEINCCDMLRSLPEQGLPSSLDHLSIQECPMLTPRLKPKVGKEWHKVARIPHIQIDDQVLS comes from the coding sequence ATGGGTAGAGCCTTACTCTCTGTTTTCCTTCACGATCTGTTAGACAACCTTCTCCTCCTCACTTCCAAACCTTTCATCATTAACAAACCACCCAAATATCAGCGTAAACTCATAGCTACACTGCAGTTGCACGATTCCCTCGTCGATGATGCTGAGCACAAGCAGTTCACAACAAAAACCCAAGCAATAAAGGACTGGCTTAATTCATTGCAGTATGCTGTTTATAGTTTAGAGGAGCTTCTATTGCAGTGGCAGGAGGTTACCACAAACACCAAAAAATTTGGAGTCTTCTCAAAATCAAACAAGCCAAAGAGGGACTTAAAATCTCAAATCCTTGGCATCATTGATAGGTTAGTAGATCTTTCTAAAATGAAGGATGTCCTTGGCATAGCTCAAAGTGTTACATGGAGAGAATCTTTGCATGGCTTGTTTCCATGTTCTGTTGTTTTGGATAACTATTTCTATGGAAACTATCCCAAAGATTATTTCTATGGAAGAGAACAAGAAGAAAAGTTTGTGTTGGATATCTTGTTATTATCAACTACTACTACTAGTAGTGAACATATCAAAGTGATTAACATAGAGGGAAAAGGGGGTGCTGGTAAAACTGCTTTTGTTGATGTAATTTACTTCAATCACAAAGTGAAGGGGTGTTTTGATCTTAGAGCTTGGGTCAATGTTCCTTACAGAGCTAGCATTAACTTTATAGCTAAGAAGATTCTTGAGGCAGTTACTGAAGAGTTTGTGAATGAAAATGATTTCCATGAGCTGAGTAAGAAATTGAAGGAAAGCTTTGAAGGGAAAAAATTTCTGCTGGTGTTGGATGATATCAGGATTCAACCTGAGGATGCTACTAAGAATTGGAACATGCTTGTTGATTCTTTGTTTGAAGCAGCAACAGGAGGGAGTGCCATAGTCTTGACCTCGGATCctgatgatgataatgatgatgatgatgatgattcaTTGCTTGTGCCACAAGCTAATCATACCTTCCAACTGGGTATGCTATCATCAGAGAATTCATGGTCAATTTTTGTGGTGCATGCTTTTGGGCAAATGGATCTTCATGAGTATCCAGAACTAGTAGCAGTTGGAAAGGAAATATTGAACAGATTGGGAAACCTTCCTTTGGCTGCAAAAATGATTGGGAGTCTCTTGCAAGATAAGGTACAACTCAGTGAATGGGTTGATATATTGAGGAACAAATTAATTGATGAAGGTGATGTGAATCTACCAATTCCTGCTTTTCTTGTGGTTTGTTACCTTGATCTCCCAGCAGAGCTTAAACGTTGCTTCGCTTACTTGTCGTTGTTTCCAAAGGGTTATGAATTCAAAAAGAAAGAGATGGTCCTCTTGTGGATGGCACAAGGCTTTTTGCAAAACTCAAACTCTAAATCCAATCACAAAAGCATGGAAGATATTGGTGATGAGTATTTTGGTTATGTAATAATGAGGTCATTCTTGCAACCGTTTGGTTCTGGTTTAAGTTTTACAATGCATAATCTGGTTCATGATTTGGCAACCTATGTGTTTGGAAAATCCTATAAGCACCATTTGTCATATTCTAGAACAAGACAGGATTTTTCAGAATCAATTTTAGGTACAAATGGAAAATTGTTAAGAACCATTTTGCCAGTATGTTTGCCTCATGAGCGAGCTCCTAGCCATATCCCCCCTTTAATGTTGGAGGAAATTATGTGGTGGTTGAATCCGCAGATCTTCCGGACACTTTCTTTGTCTCACTATGACATAACCAACTTGCCTGATTCAATTGGAAGATTAAGTCATCTTTGTTACCTTGACCTTTCTCACACTGCATTGCAGACACTGCCAGATTCCATTTGTGATCTCTTTAATTTGCAGACACTTATGTTGACAAACTGCATTTCTTTCACTAGTTTTCCTCCAAGAATATGCAACTTGATACGCTTGCGTTGCCTTGATGTAAGAGATAGTGGTGTGCAAGAGATGCCTTTGCAGATGAACAAAATGACAGGTCTTCGGACGTTGACTGACTTCATTGTTTCTAAAAAAGAGACAAGACTTGAAGGTTTAGCAGGTCTTTCGAATCTTATAACTTTGTCCATTTCGAAACTCGAAAATGTGGCTTTTTCTATGGATGCTTCAAATGTCAAACTAAAAGAGAAAAAGTGCCTTGATGATCTTATGCTTCAATGGGGAAATGGTGAAGATGGCAATGGAAATGAAATGGAAGTGGTTGAGAATCTAGAACCACACAAAGGCTTAAAGAGACTAACAATTGAATACTATGGAGGTGCAAGATTCCCAAATTGGTTGACGGATCCATCTTATTGGGCATTACAATTAGTCGATCTCCGACATTGTAAGTATTGCAACTCATTGCCAACACTTGGACACCTGCCACTTCTTAAAGATCTCTTTATTGAAGGGTTCACTAACGTTAGTTCCATAGGCCATGAGTTTTATGGAATTATGACTGCTTCACACAAGCCATTTCAATCATTGGAGACTTTGCAGTTTTGGGATATGTTGGAATGGAAAGAATGGAATATACTAGAAGGTGTTGAATTCCCCTATCTAATTGAGCTTCATATAATAAGGTGTCCCAAGCTAGAGAGAAATTTACCCAAACAGCTTCCTTCTTTACAGAAGTTGGAGATTTCTGGATGCCATCACCTTGTAGCTCCACTTCCAAAAGTTTCAAATACATGTGAAGTGTTTGTACATGACAGTAATGAAGCATTAATGAGACATGTTGTTAAAACACACTCACAACCATCTTTGCGGCGACATGTTGTAATTTCCGAAGAAGTGCAAGAAATCAGCACACAATCCTTTTCTGGTTTTACCAGCAATAAGTACACTATTGGCTCTTCTTTAGGTGAGATTGAAGACATTGCTCACGAGGAAAGGATGGAAACTGAATTCACAAGAAATAGATTACCTCCTTACCCTGCATCTTTGGATAGAATAGGAATCCCAAAGCCACAACAAGTGTCCTCTAGAGCCGATATTTCTATCATCGAGCAGCAAACAGATCCACAATCTTCATTGCCTAAAGCTAAAATTCCAATGACCGCACAAGCGGATACAACAAACACAACAGCAGATCACAATCGTCCATCACAAGATATTGACGATGTACGATCATCCTTTGAAGTATTAAAAGTTATTACCGTATCGCAATTGAAATCATTGCCGCCAAAGCTGCAAAGCCTAAAAATTGAAGGATGTGAATCATTAGAGGTCCTTCCATATGATTTGCTAGGTGGATTACCTGTTCTTCAAGAATTATATCTCATCAGTTGTTCTTCTCTTAGATCCTTCCCTTACCCTGCTTCCTTGGAAACACTTTACATACGTAACTGTACAAGATTGGAACTTGTTCCATCTTTAGAATCAAGAGAGAAGCTTGCCTTTCTCCAACATTTGTTCATTGGGAAAAGTTGTGGTTCACTCACTACCTTGAACTTAAATTCGTTCCCTGAACTCAAAATTCTTTGTATATGGGATTGTCATGATCTTATATCATTTAGTGGTGATCTTCCATCACTTGAGTCTTTAGAAATTAGAGATTGCACAGAATTGACGTCTTTCCCGGATGGACTACATACACCAAATCTATCATCCATGTTCCTTTTGAATGGAAAGAATCTTAACAGATTGCCCAATTCTATGAACTCTCTCACATCTCTCAAGTCATTATTTTTACATAGATGTCCACTTATTGAATCTTTTCCATTTGAGGGCTTGCCTTCAAGTTTAACTCTACTCTCCATTTCCTATTGTGACAAACTTACACAACAAAAGAATTGGGGTTTGGAAAATCTTGAGTCTCTCACTCATTTTGAGGTTGAAGGTGGATGCATAGACATTGAATCATTCCCCGATGAGAATATACTTCCTAGAAATATCATCTCGTTGCGCATTAGCACACTGAAGAGTTTGAAGAAACTTGACTACAATGGATTTCAACACCTGAATGCACTTCATACACTTGAAATTAATTGCTGTGACATGCTACGGTCATTGCCGGAACAAGGACTTCCTTCTTCCTTAGATCATCTTAGTATCCAGGAATGTCCAATGTTAACTCCAAGGCTTAAACCCAAAGTAGGAAAGGAGTGGCACAAGGTGGCTCGTATACCACACATACAAATTGATGACCAAGTACTCTCTTGA
- the LOC101493605 gene encoding uncharacterized protein isoform X4, whose product MLMIIIHCLTYIQVLLYQYDGRTSECDQFEWSTNAIDISKFMHLSASEEDCSEAILHDKKFQVLGQTLSLFKILAGIRSTCSLMEKNRKQR is encoded by the exons ATGTTGATGATAATTATTCATTGCTTGACATATATTCAAG TTTTGCTCTATCAGTATGATGGTCGAACCAGTGAGTGCGATCAATTTGAATGGTCAACGAATGCAATTGATATTAGTAAAT TTATGCATCTTTCGGCTAGTGAAGAAGACTGCAGTGAGGCAATATTGCATGATAAGAAG TTTCAAGTGTTGGGGCAAACACTTTCCTTGTTCAAGATATTGGCAGGAATTAGAA GCACTTGCTCCTTGATGGAAAAAAACAGGAAACAAAG
- the LOC101492735 gene encoding putative disease resistance RPP13-like protein 1 gives MVDVLGSLISAFLQVLLDRIAHVELIDFFRGNHLDETLLEKLKMLLLSVTTVLNDAEEKMFYDPSVKEWVDRLKNVVYDADDVLDEISSKAIHDEMDSGFHTTLDQVKDYASSLNPFSERVQSKIGRIIERLKSIIEYRDLLGLKEGGVGKSLSLGSSTTSLVDEHRVYGRDGDKKKIIEFLLSGDSNGGGVPIVAIVGMGGVGKTTLAQILYNDEQVRNHFQSRSWASVSDSSNVYEITKKVVESFTMSYSNISDLNILQIKLKDRLTTRQRFLIVLDGFWNENFLDWDILQRPFLSANKGSRIIVTTRNQSVATLIRADLTHSLSLLSHEDTWKLFASHAFKSGKSNEYPMMAHIGEKIVQKCNGLPLAAKALGCLLHTKEDVREWEGICYSRIWELPSDKCNILPALRLSYSHLPSHLKRCFTYCSIFPKGYEIKKWDLIYLWMAEGILPQQTLGKRMEDVGEECFQELLSRSFFYQSTYHISCYMMHDLISDVAQFVAGEFFYKLDDNHPRKITISVRHLSYLQGIYDDPEKFEIFSEFKQLRTFLPFRFSCFVYSSSITSMVSILLPKLKRLRVLSLSHYPITKLPLSIGNLMHLRYLDLSYTGIEFLPDSVTTLYNLETLLLSGCRCLTVLPKNMSNLVNLRHLDISGSIVTNMPANFSKLKSLQVLTSFVVGCEGGSKISELGELSELHGSLLIVNLQNVVDAKEASHAKLKGKKYLHELELKWTTTTHDEDTETNVLDMLEPHKNLKRLKIQNFGGNKLPKWLVSSSFSCMVCLYLANCENCKSLPSLGQLTSLTELHITMMTNLQKVDLEFYGNVSEPFRSLKIMKFEDMPNWEEWSTNRFEENGEFPSLLELHIERCPKLTKSLPDHLPLLDKLVITACQALTSPMPSVPRLRELVLTGCDALVSLPEKMMEGNKCLQIIAISNCSSLVTIPMDGLRTLRSLEIYECRNFQLFHPQSLMQEPHYYSALEKLHLKCCCDSLISFPLYIFHKLEDLRIQDCSNLQMISCAPNSVPNFRKLKLKQCPKLTQFLGGLLAPKLESLCISKCVDFSPKTTWGLQEMTSLTSLHITQLPSLTSLEHIGVQYLTSLKILKIKACANLESLPLDRLVTSLSHITIKACPILKVLCEKDIGDYWSMVSLIPSRVIED, from the coding sequence ATGGTTGATGTGCTAGGCTCACTTATCTCTGCTTTCTTGCAAGTGCTGTTGGATAGGATAGCTCATGTTGAACTCATAGACTTCTTCCGAGGAAACCATCTTGATGAAACACTTCTAGAGAAGTTGAAGATGCTTTTACTATCTGTCACTACTGTGCTTAATGATGCTGAGGAGAAAATGTTTTATGATCCATCAGTGAAGGAGTGGGTTGATAGGCTGAAGAATGTTGTCTATGATGCTGATGATGTTTTGGATGAGATTTCCAGCAAAGCTATACACGACGAGATGGATTCAGGATTCCACACCACCTTAGATCAGGTAAAAGATTATGCTTCTTCTCTCAATCCGTTTTCTGAACGAGTTCAATCGAAAATTGGTAGGATAATTGAGAGGTTGAAATCTATAATAGAGTATAGAGATCTTCTTGGTCTTAAGGAAGGAGGTGTAGGTAAATCACTCTCGTTAGGTTCATCCACAACTTCTTTGGTGGATGAACATCGCGTGTATGGTCGAGATGGTGATAAGAAgaagattattgagtttttgtTATCAGGTGATTCCAATGGAGGCGGGGTGCCGATAGTAGCAATTGTTGGGATGGGAGGGGTAGGAAAGACTACTCTTGCTCAGATTTTGTACAATGATGAACAAGTGAGGAACCATTTTCAATCAAGATCATGGGCCTCTGTGTCAGACTCTTCAAATGTGTATGAAATAACCAAAAAAGTTGTTGAGTCGTTCACTATGTCGTATTCTAATATCTCAGACTTGAATATACTCCAAATCAAACTTAAGGATAGATTGACAACAAGACAGAGGTTTCTAATTGTTTTGGATGGGTTTTGGAATGAGAATTTTCTTGACTGGGACATCCTCCAAAGACCTTTTCTATCAGCAAACAAGGGAAGTAGAATCATCGTCACCACACGTAATCAAAGTGTTGCAACATTAATTCGTGCGGATTTAACTCATTCTCTTTCGCTTTTATCTCATGAAGATACCTGGAAGTTGTTTGCAAGTCATGCATTCAAATCAGGGAAATCGAATGAGTATCCCATGATGGCACACATTGGAGAAAAAATAGTACAAAAGTGCAATGGTCTCCCTCTAGCTGCAAAAGCGCTAGGGTGTCTCCTACATACAAAAGAAGATGTTAGAGAGTGGGAAGGTATATGTTATAGTAGGATATGGGAGTTACCAAGTGATAAGTGTAACATTCTTCCTGCTTTAAGATTGAGCTATAGTCATTTACCTTCTCATTTAAAGCGATGTTTTACTTATTGTTCTATATTTCCTAAAGgatatgaaataaaaaagtgGGACTTGATCTATTTATGGATGGCTGAAGGTATCCTGCCACAACAAACATTGGGGAAGAGAATGGAGgatgtaggagaagaatgctttcaAGAGTTACTATCTAGGTCATTCTTTTATCAATCAACCTACCACATATCATGTTATATGATGCATGACCTTATCAGTGATGTAGCACAATTTGTTGCAGGTGAATTCTTTTACAAATTAGATGATAATCATCCTAGAAAAATCACAATTAGTGTTCGCCATTTATCTTATTTACAAGGCATATATGATGATCCTGAAAAGTTTGAAATCTTCTCTGAATTTAAGCAACTTAGGACCTTCCTACCATTCAGATTCTCATGCTTTGTTTACTCCTCTTCAATTACCAGTATGGTTTCAATTTTGTTACCAAAATTGAAACGCTTACGTGTGCTCTCTTTGTCTCACTATCCAATTACCAAGTTGCCACTTTCAATTGGAAACTTGATGCATCTAAGATATTTGGATCTTTCTTACACTGGAATTGAGTTTCTGCCTGATTCTGTTACCACTTTGTATAACTTGGAGACACTTTTGTTGTCAGGTTGTCGTTGTCTGACAGTGTTACCAAAAAACATGTCCAACTTAGTTAACTTACGTCACCTTGATATAAGTGGAAGCATTGTGACAAACATGCCTGCAAATTTTAGTAAATTGAAGTCTCTTCAAGTGTTGACCAGCTTTGTAGTTGGCTGTGAAGGAGGATCAAAAATTAGTGAGTTAGGAGAGCTTTCAGAACTCCATGGATCCCTTTTGATTGTGAATTTGCAAAATGTAGTTGATGCAAAAGAAGCTTCCCATGCCAAGTTAAAGGGTAAGAAATATCTTCATGAACTAGAATTAAAGTGGACAACTACAACTCATGATGAAGATACTGAAACAAATGTACTTGACATGCTAGAGCCacataaaaatctaaaaagacttaaaattcaaaattttggtGGCAATAAATTGCCGAAATGGTTGGTGAGCTCTTCATTCTCTTGTATGGTGTGTCTATACCTCGCTAATTGTGAAAATTGCAAGTCATTGCCATCACTTGGACAATTGACATCTCTCACAGAACTCCATATAACAATGATGACAAACCTACAGAAAGTTGATCTAGAATTCTATGGGAATGTAAGTGAACCATTTAGATCATTGAAAATTATGAAGTTTGAGGACATGCCTAATTGGGAAGAATGGTCCACCAATAGATTTGAAGAAAATGGAGAGTTCCCTTCACTTTTAGAGCTTCATATAGAGAGATGTCCTAAATTGACCAAAAGCTTGCCTGACCACCTTCCTTTGTTGGATAAATTAGTGATCACTGCATGTCAAGCTCTAACAAGCCCAATGCCGTCGGTTCCAAGGCTGAGAGAATTAGTGCTGACGGGTTGCGATGCGTTGGTGTCGTTACCCGAGAAAATGATGGAGGGAAATAAATGTCTTCAAATTATAGCCATAAGCAACTGCTCATCTCTTGTCACCATTCCTATGGATGGATTAAGAACCCTAAGATCTCTTGAAATCTATGAGTGCAGAAATTTTCAACTATTTCATCCTCAGAGTTTGATGCAGGAACCTCACTACTATTCAGCCCTTGAAAAATTACACTTAAAATGTTGTTGTGATTCTCTCATCTCATTTCCATTGTACATCTTCCACAAGCTAGAAGATCTTCGCATACAAGATTGTAGCAATCTCCAGATGATTTCATGTGCTCCAAACAGTGTACCAAATTTTAGGAAGTTAAAACTAAAACAATGCCCCAAACTTACTCAATTTCTTGGAGGGTTGCTTGCTCCAAAGCTTGAGTCACTTTGTATCAGCAAATGTGTTGATTTCTCGCCTAAGACTACATGGGGTCTTCAGGAAATGACATCACTAACTTCTCTTCATATCACCCAACTTCCTAGTCTTACTTCACTGGAGCATATAGGAGTTCAATATCTAACATCTCTCAAAATTCTGAAGATTAAAGCTTGTGCTAATCTTGAATCTCTTCCTTTAGACAGACTAGTCACTTCCCTTTCTCATATTACTATTAAAGCATGCCCAATATTAAAAGTTCTATGTGAAAAGGACATTGGAGATTACTGGAGTATGGTCTCTCTCATTCCTTCCAGAGTCATTGAAGATTAG
- the LOC101493605 gene encoding uncharacterized protein isoform X1: MLMIIIHCLTYIQVLLYQYDGRTSECDQFEWSTNAIDISKFMHLSASEEDCSEAILHDKKFQVLGQTLSLFKILAGIRSMLYYSSFVFCSTEFIFDVATSAMALAP, translated from the exons ATGTTGATGATAATTATTCATTGCTTGACATATATTCAAG TTTTGCTCTATCAGTATGATGGTCGAACCAGTGAGTGCGATCAATTTGAATGGTCAACGAATGCAATTGATATTAGTAAAT TTATGCATCTTTCGGCTAGTGAAGAAGACTGCAGTGAGGCAATATTGCATGATAAGAAG TTTCAAGTGTTGGGGCAAACACTTTCCTTGTTCAAGATATTGGCAGGAATTAGAAGTATGTTATATTATTCAAGTTTTGTCTTCTGCAGTACtgaatttatttttgatgtTGCAACAAGTGCAATG GCACTTGCTCCTTGA
- the LOC101493605 gene encoding uncharacterized protein isoform X2, whose amino-acid sequence MMVEPVSAINLNGQRMQLILVNLCIFRLVKKTAVRQYCMIRSFKCWGKHFPCSRYWQELEVCYIIQVLSSAVLNLFLMLQQVQWHLLLDGKKQETKETP is encoded by the exons ATGATGGTCGAACCAGTGAGTGCGATCAATTTGAATGGTCAACGAATGCAATTGATATTAGTAAAT TTATGCATCTTTCGGCTAGTGAAGAAGACTGCAGTGAGGCAATATTGCATGATAAGAAG TTTCAAGTGTTGGGGCAAACACTTTCCTTGTTCAAGATATTGGCAGGAATTAGAAGTATGTTATATTATTCAAGTTTTGTCTTCTGCAGTACtgaatttatttttgatgtTGCAACAAGTGCAATG GCACTTGCTCCTTGATGGAAAAAAACAGGAAACAAAG GAGACACCCTAG
- the LOC101493605 gene encoding uncharacterized protein isoform X5, with the protein MLMIIIHCLTYIQVLLYQYDGRTSECDQFEWSTNAIDISKFMHLSASEEDCSEAILHDKKPFIFATKLSKRYLVEKVL; encoded by the exons ATGTTGATGATAATTATTCATTGCTTGACATATATTCAAG TTTTGCTCTATCAGTATGATGGTCGAACCAGTGAGTGCGATCAATTTGAATGGTCAACGAATGCAATTGATATTAGTAAAT TTATGCATCTTTCGGCTAGTGAAGAAGACTGCAGTGAGGCAATATTGCATGATAAGAAG CCCTTCATATTTGCAACAAAACTGAGCAAAAGATATTTAGTGGAAAAGGTTCTGTGA